The proteins below come from a single Triticum aestivum cultivar Chinese Spring chromosome 5D, IWGSC CS RefSeq v2.1, whole genome shotgun sequence genomic window:
- the LOC123122096 gene encoding uncharacterized protein isoform X1 → MGETDLEDVVLSWSLQEINDDDLYRGKVETIPCNFKSLDHYLASYRVPLIEETRSDLCSCLELISQAPSSKILSMEVAGKSGSYFMDVDFWDNDAGFSTGAYSARNGDIFILSSIKPEAAEDLNRHGVTHCFAMVTEVSMDDEYQKGFRVKVEKNIDLEEDLNKLKHAIFLNNITTNIRIWKALTFDAHMNDNFTIIKSLLAPQNLGEDICGMCAKQDGGPLASFTEQLLSVMLNQSQVDAIESVISAVQCGHVNLMKLIWGPPGTGKTKTVSALLWVLACLKCRTLTCGPTNVAVVGVCTRFLENLKDFSEHTDNIGLPFSLGDILLFGSWSNMDITEDLQEVFLDFRVNELVECFSSSSGWNYRIASMISFFEDSASRYDMLLEDDGKIDPVCFLDFVKKQFDVIAVALKRCIMNLWVHLPGRCFSRDSAINISTLLHMLEKFGALLCNVDLTDEGLKRGLGCLSTENSVCAQPMSSIEKELDGARSSCLKLLKDLLHSLNLPTGVNKNWVQTYCIRNATLLFCTTSSSYRLHHMEIAPLEVLIVDEAAQVRECELVIPLRLHRLKHVVLVGDDCQLSAMVKSKVCKEAGFATSLFGRLVVLKFDKHLLNIQYRMNPCISLFPNAQFYERKILDGPNVLSPSYNKDYTCLPFGSYTFINLTDGREDTEGMGNSRRNMVEVAVVLHLIHTIFKFFSAAWKRTDQGLNIGVVSPYNAQVDAIKNRLGQKYDTCDGFHVRVKSIDGFQGEEDDIIILSTVRSSGRGVVGFLADNRRTNVALTRARHCLWIVGNAHTLNKSGTEWTDLVADAERRKCIFSATNDATICKLVLQLKQELDELEDLLSADSAVFSNTRWKVILSDEFRKSFTKLKSPQLRKEVLQKLIKLGDGWRTTVKNLDMPGVSHLVKVYKVWDLYLVWSTDIEKTERTYSQIIRIWDLLSQQNVARTVQRLENLFSMYTDDYLDHCRRVQAQGKLEVPMVWDIVHDIIRYNKDCKADAHEEHDPVDTSYGMENSKVSESFLLMKFYSLSSGMAKHLLTATDGSEIDVPFELTDEEKVIIQFPLTSFILGRSGTGKTTVLTMKLIQNEQQSLIASQGLNLDGADLSGVDDNNIMSTKNGGESSVKQVFITVSPKLCSAIKDHICRLKRFGTGDVSDQSSILHMHDIMDDLEEFTEIPDSFCDLPHGHYPLTITYRKFLMMLDGTCQTSFFDAFYGEMKSSFERGHSRSRAVHTFIELKEVTYEKFATSYWPRFNADLTKKIAASTVFTEIISHIKGAYQASRPYTGKLDRQDYVMLADKRISSLNNEMRDRIYDIFLEYESMKCTAREFDLSDFVNSLHSSLVSEGYNGDMVDFVYIDEVQDLTMTQIALLKYVCMNIKEGFLFAGDTAQTIARGIDFRFEDIRSLFYTAFLAETEASNEGLKHGKRVHLSDMFQLSQNFRTHCGILRMAQSIMSLLYFFFPSSVDKLNPETGLVHGEAPVLLESDNDENAIMTIFGESKSKHGNLHGFGAEQVILVRDDATKKQITDLVGKQALVLTIVECKGLEFQDVLLYNFFGSSPLRNKWRVLYGYMEDKDIIAHSEQISHPGFDRSKHYLLCSELKQLYVAITRTRQRLWISENTDDYCRPMFDYWKKLCIVEVRSLDSTLIQAMQTGSSSDDWRLRGTKLFNEGQFEMATMCFEKAGDAHREKWARAAGLVATADLVISKNLELGKASLETASEIYESIGMHEKAATCYIKLGDYKKAGMVYTQKCGISRLEEAGDCFARAECWSEAAEMFLKAKCYTKCFSMCSKGKQLYNLGLQFLQQLEEEHSLENSKSLEVSAIRTKYLDNCAQHYFERGDIKNMMPFVKAFSSMDHVRVFLNSRNLIDELLSLEMEMGNFLEAAGIAKHKGDVLLEVDILEKADLFEDATRLLLLHIIVGSLWSSNSRGWPPKRYAEKAQFLAKAKELAKKVSECFYCFVCVEADALSDVNKSLSSLNCTLLEGRKCANLLVELVASRSILDVHLQSRASGYKIELGPGSEDENSCNDMLASNQMSPQTLFYAWNHWKSIIIKVLSHLCHTDGPELNDYAVVYEDLFAKYFGLRKDGEGDRYVVLNMNASWLSNAGRNSLQQDGNRCLLGASECHSCAQCFWMNELSSVGFSVLKKLESIVQISPKPASWYTLVRTVLIIHEIAKFLEEPQFSMPKGSMKLRSFFVLCGRRFFELVFLVWRDGTKGSLSRVLDSPAAYGLIADSLSANLRPANKKLTYGHLGRTTMLLLHAAQLDEALLSRLLQYLGNNSEWAGFFRYFKRFLDSGRDRSSLIFNFKLALEFTLSVKWKDELDYISPGCYVGLMECLGFLASSCLLVQNDFMCCTKSLLVNMLECRTSKAFIDTCQVSKSSPDSDLHGLAHLSGRFIYETIITILTTKHMLQEWVDKTSCPSSTSYRAVLLRLVVTLYPLILTLSLGKCYEVTRNLVRNEVFKDLPLEFSKKIQDALKMRSHTPSNFIRVLADALASIGDHMVVIGSPKSPVICRNLKTYMISKEDLHDVPKIMALLRLEEPSSVKQETPLPEKSDGSKRPEEPSSVKQETPLPEKSDGSKRPEEPSSVKQEIPLPENSNGSKLKNVISGNIPVNVELVKIGISSRKKKSTGVLVPVEVLKVEGSRKTDSTGIFDTLWKKLDTFLRDEQGQKDARVVIQFLRDALPWLETGVLALVDKELDEHYLEEIKHICSEFEKLPDRTDKKAVDDLYSKWEGAGKTLQQVIRLVIGSGSCTDGCRQCQDERREGKDPRLCLLKLPTDCVFKACPDDERAGTGEAASTSTKAAQKQKSKKKSKRTKKPDKGRGKK, encoded by the exons ATGGGGGAGACGGATTTGGAGGACGTGGTGCTCTCCTGGTCGCTCCAGGAGATCAACGACGACGACCTCTACAGGGGGAAG GTTGAGACTATTCCCTGCAACTTCAAGTCACTTGATCACTATCTTGCATCGTACCGTGTGCCTCTGATTGAAGAAACAAGGTCAGATCTGTGCTCATGCCTTGAACTCATCAGTCAAGCACCCTCGTCGAAAATACTTTCCATGGAGGTAGCAGGAAAGTCGGGATCATACTTTATGGATGTGGACTTTTGGGACAATGATGCTGGTTTCTCTACTGGGGCTTATTCTGCCAGGAATGGTGACatctttattttgtctagcataaAACCTGAAGCTGCAGAGGACTTAAACCGCCATGGTGTCACACATTGCTTCGCAATGGTTACTGAGGTTTCTATGGATGATGAATACCAGAAGGGCTTCAGAGTCAAAGTTGAAAAGAATATTGATTTGGAAGAAGACTTGAACAAACTCAAACATGCAATATTTCTCAATAATATCACCACAAACATACGTATATGGAAAGCACTTACCTTTGATGCACACATGAATGACAATTTCACAATAATCAAGTCGCTCTTAGCCCCCCAAAATCTG GGTGAGGATATTTGCGGTATGTGTGCTAAGCAGGATGGGGGCCCTTTGGCTTCTTTCACAGAGCAATTGCTGTCGGTTATGCTTAATCAATCACAAGTGGATGCTATTGAATCTGTCATCTCAGCTGTACAATGTGGGCATGTGAACCTCATGAAGCTTATATGGGGTCCACCAGGCACTGGAAAAACCAAGACGGTTAGCGCTTTACTGTGGGTCTTGGCGTGTTTGAAATGCAGAACTCTTACTTGTGGTCCCACAAATGTTGCTGTTGTTGGAGTTTGCACTCGTTTCCTTGAAAACTTGAAGGATTTCAGTGAGCACACTGACAATATTGGTCTACCTTTTTCTCTTGGAGATATTTTGTTATTTGGAAGCTGGTCTAACATGGACATCACAGAGGATCTTCAGGAAGTTTTCTTAGATTTTCGTGTCAATGAACTTGTGGAATGCTTTTCATCGTCGTCTGGATGGAACTACAGAATAGCTTCAATGATATCCTTTTTTGAAGACTCTGCTTCACGGTATGATATGCTTCTTGAGGATGATGGCAAAATTGATCCAGTGTGCTTTTTGGACTTTGTAAAGAAGCAATTTGACGTGATAGCAGTAGCTCTGAAAAGATGCATCATGAATTTGTGGGTTCACCTTCCTGGGAGGTGCTTTTCTCGTGACAGTGCCATAAATATATCTACATTGCTTCATATGCTGGAAAAATTTGGTGCTCTTCTGTGCAACGTAGACTTGACTGATGAGGGCTTAAAAAGGGGACTTGGTTGCCTGTCAACTGAAAACTCTGTTTGTGCACAACCTATGTCTTCTATTGAAAAGGAACTGGATGGAGCAAGGTCTTCATGCCTTAAATTGCTAAAGGATCTGCTACACTCGCTTAATTTACCCACTGGAGTAAACAAAAACTGGGTCCAGACCTACTGCATACGTAATGCAACACTTCTTTTCTGTACTACCTCTAGCTCTTATCGGTTACATCACATGGAGATTGCACCCCTCGAAGTATTAATTGTTGATGAGGCTGCTCAAGTGCGGGAGTGTGAATTGGTGATCCCACTACGTCTGCATAGGTTAAAACATGTTGTTTTGGTAGGAGATGACTGCCAGCTGAGTGCAATGGTTAAAAGCAAA GTATGCAAAGAAGCTGGATTTGCGACAAGTTTATTTGGGAGATTGGTTGTGCTCAAATTTGATAAGCATTTGCTGAATATACAGTATCGCATGAATCCTTGTATCAGCTTATTTCCAAATGCTCAGTTTTATGAGAGGAAGATTTTAGATGGTCCCAATGTCCTGTCTCCTAGTTATAATAAGGATTACACATGCCTCCCTTTTGGGAGCTACACGTTTATAAATCTCACTGATGGAAGGGAAGACACAGAGGGCATGGGAAACAGTCGCAGAAACATGGTTGAAGTTGCTGTTGTTTTGCACCTAATCCATACCATCTTTAAAT TTTTTTCTGCAGCTTGGAAAAGGACAGACCAAGGGCTCAACATCGGTGTGGTCTCTCCATATAACGCTCAAGTTGATGCAATTAAAAATCGACTTGGCCAAAAATATGATACATGTGATGGCTTTCATGTGCGAGTGAAGTCCATTGATGGTTTCCAGGGAGAAGAGGATGATATAATAATACTATCAACTGTTAGATCCAGCGGGAGAGGAGTTGTTGGATTTCTTGCTGATAATCGAAGAACAAATGTTGCTCTTACTAGAGCAAG GCACTGTCTTTGGATTGTTGGGAATGCTCATACACTTAATAAAAGTGGGACTGAATGGACAGACCTTGTTGCTGATGCGGAGAGACGTAAATGTATTTTCAGTGCCACTAATGACGCAACCATCTGTAAGTTGGTTTTGCAACTAAAACAAGAGCTTGATGAACTTGAGGATCTTCTTAGTGCTGATTCAGCGGTTTTCAGCAATACCAGATGGAAG GTCATTCTTAGCGACGAGTTTAGAAAGTCTTTCACCAAACTAAAATCACCACAGCTCAGGAAGGAAGTACTCCAAAAGCTTATCAAACTTGGAGATGGTTGGAGGACAACAGTCAAGAACCTTGATATGCCTGGTGTTTCTCATCTTGTAAAAGTATACAAGGTCTGGGACTTGTATCTTGTTTGGAGTACTGACATTGAGAAAACTGAAAGAACGTATTCCCAGATAATAAGAATTTGGGACCTACTGTCACAGCAAAATGTTGCAAGGACTGTTCAACGCCTCGAGAATCTATTCTCCATGTACACGGATGATTACCTGGATCATTGCAGGAGAGTGCAGGCACAAGG GAAACTGGAGGTTCCTATGGTTTGGGATATTGTGCATGATATTATCCGCTATAACAAGGATTGCAAAGCTGATGCTCATGAAGAGCATGATCCCGTGGATACATCATATGGCATGGAGAATTCAAAAGTTAGTGAAAGCTTCCTGCTGATGAAATTCTACTCTTTATCATCTGGAATGGCAAAGCATTTGCTGACAGCTACTGATGGGTCTGAAATCGACGTCCCCTTTGAGCTGACGGATGAAGAGAAGGTGATAATCCAATTCCCGCTCACTAGTTTTATACTTGGGAGGTCAGGCACTGGAAAAACCACTGTACTGACAATGAAACTGATTCAAAACGAGCAACAGTCATTGATTGCATCCCAAGGTTTAAATTTGGATGGAGCTGATTTATCAGGGGTAGATGACAATAATATTATGTCAACAAAGAATGGAGGAGAAAGTTCTGTGAAACAAGTATTTATCACTGTAAGCCCAAAGCTATGTTCAGCCATAAAAGATCACATCTGCAGACTTAAAAG ATTTGGCACCGGTGATGTCTCTGACCAGTCTAGCATTCTTCACATGCATGACATCATGGATGACCTGGAAGAGTTTACAGAAATTCCTGACAGTTTTTGTGATCTACCTCACGGGCACTATCCTCTTACTATAACATACCGTAAGTTTTTGATGATGCTTGATGGAACATGCCAGACATCTTTTTTTGATGCGTTTTATGGTGAAATGAAGTCTAGCTTTGAGAGAGGCCATTCAAGATCTCGTGCAGTGCATACTTTTATTGAATTGAAGGAAGTTACCTATGAAAAATTTGCTACTTCCTACTGGCCTCGTTTTAATGCAGACCTGACAAAAAAAATTGCTGCGTCCACTGTCTTCACTGAAATAATTTCTCATATAAAGGGCGCATATCAAGCAAGCAGGCCTTATACTGGGAAACTGGACAGACAAGATTATGTGATGCTCGCTGATAAAAGAATTTCATCTTTGAACAATGAGATGAGAGATAGAATTTATGATATATTCCTTGAATATGAGAGTATGAAATGCACTGCCAGGGAGTTTGATTTGTCAGATTTCGTAAATAGTCTTCACAGCAGTCTTGTATCTGAGGGCTACAATGGAGATATGGTGGATTTTGTTTACATAGATGAGGTGCAGGATCTCACCATGACACAAATAGCACTTCTTAAGTATGTCTGTATGAACATCAAGGAAGGCTTCCTTTTTGCTGGTGACACTGCACAGACTATAGCAAGGGGTATAGATTTCAGGTTTGAAGATATCCGTTCACTTTTTTATACTGCATTCCTCGCAGAAACTGAAGCGTCTAATGAAGGACTTAAACATGGGAAAAGAGTCCATCTCTCAGATATGTTCCAACTATCACAGAATTTCCGCACACATTGTGGCATCCTCCGTATGGCACAAAGTATCATGAGCCTTCTGTACTTCTTTTTCCCGTCAAGTGTTGACAAGCTTAATCCAGAGACTGGACTTGTACATGGAGAAGCTCCTGTGCTGCTGGAGTCTGATAATGATGAGAATGCAATTATGACCATTTTTGGAGAAAGCAAAAGTAAACATGGTAACCTGCATGGGTTTGGTGCTGAGCAAGTCATATTAGTTCGTGATGATGCTACCAAAAAACAAATTACTGATCTTGTTGGTAAACAAGCTCTTGTTTTGACTATTGTTGAATGTAAGGGCCTTGAGTTTCAG GATGTGCTGTTGTACAACTTCTTTGGTTCGTCGCCTTTAAGAAACAAATGGAGAGTTCTCTACGGCTACATGGAAGATAAAGATATTATAGCACACTCGGAGCAGATCTCTCATCCTGGTTTTGACAGAAGCAAGCATTATCTTCTCTGTTCAGAGCTGAAGCAACTCTATGTTGCAATCACACGCACTAGGCAAAGACTCTGGATAAGTGAAAATACAGATGATTACTGTCGACCAATGTTTGACTACTGGAAGAAGTTGTGTATTGTAGAAGTTAGATCACTTGATTCTACCCTCATTCAGGCAATGCAGACAGGGAGCAGCAGTGATGATTGGAGGCTACGGGGAACCAAG ttatTCAATGAGGGGCAATTCGAAATGGCTACTATGTGTTTCGAAAAGGCCGGTGATGCACACAGAGAGAAGTGGGCAAGAGCTGCTGGACTTGTAGCGACCGCTGACCTTGTCATCTCAAAAAATTTGGAGTTGGGCAAGGCTTCATTGGAAACAGCATCAGAAATTTACGAGTCCATAGGCATGCATGAGAAAGCTGCTACTTGCTATATCAAATTAGGTGACTACAAAAAAGCAG GTATGGTCTATACGCAAAAATGTGGTATTTCTAGACTTGAGGAAGCTGGTGACTGTTTTGCTAGGGCTGAATGCTGGTCGGAGGCAGCTGAAATGTTTTTGAAAGCTAAATGTTACACCAAGTGTTTCTCCATGTGCTCAAAAGGAAAACAATTATACAATCTGGGCTTGCAGTTTCTGCAACAGTTAGAGGAGGAACATTCACTTGAGAATTCAAAATCCTTGGAGGTTTCTGCAATCAGAACGAAGTATCTGGATAATTGTGCTCAACATTATTTTGAGCGTGGTGACATAAAGAATATGATGCCCTTTGTTAAAGCTTTCAGCTCTATGGATCATGTACGGGTGTTCCTAAATTCTAGAAATCTTATTGATGAACTGTTGAGTTTAGAGATGGAAATGGGTAATTTCCTAGAAGCTGCAGGAATAGCAAAGCATAAAGGAGATGTCTTACTGGAGGTAGACATACTCGAGAAGGCAGATTTGTTTGAGGATGCAACACGGCTTCTCCTCCTCCATATCATTGTGGGTTCCTTGTGGTCTTCAAATAGTAGAGGGTGGCCTCCCAAAAGATATGCAGAGAAGGCACAGTTTCTTGCAAAAGCCAAAGAGTTGGCAAAAAAGGtctctgagtgcttctactgcttTGTTTGCGTGGAAGCTGATGCACTGTCGGATGTGAATAAGTCTCTTTCCAGTTTGAATTGCACTTTGCTTGAGGGCAGAAAATGTGCAAACTTGTTAGTTGAACTTGTTGCTTCCCGTTCGATCCTTGATGTTCATCTGCAGTCTCGAGCCTCTGGATACAAGATAGAATTAGGGCCAGGATCTGAAGATGAAAATAGCTGTAATGATATGCTGGCCTCTAACCAGATGTCACCCCAAACTCTGTTTTATGCCTGGAATCACTGGAAGTCGATCATAATCAAAGTACTATCTCATCTTTGCCACACCGATGGTCCAGAATTAAATGACTATGCAGTTGTGTATGAAGATCTTTTTGCCAAGTACTTCGGATTGAGAAAAGATGGTGAAGGTGACAGATATGTGGTGCTGAACATGAATGCAAGTTGGCTTTCTAACGCTGGCAGGAATTCTTTGCAGCAAGACGGCAACAGATGTTTATTGGGTGCCTCCGAGTGTCATTCATGTGCTCAGTGTTTCTGGATGAATGAGCTGTCTTCTGTTGGTTTCAGTGTACTTAAGAAGTTGGAGTCAATTGTTCAAATTTCTCCAAAGCCGGCATCTTGGTATACCCTGGTGAGAACTGTCCTTATCATACATGAGATAGCTAAGTTTTTGGAAGAACCACAGTTCAGCATGCCAAAAGGTTCCATGAAGTTAAGAAGCTTTTTTGTTCTCTGTGGGCGTCGATTCTTTGAACTAGTTTTTCTTGTGTGGAGAGATGGGACAAAGGGGAGCCTCTCGCGTGTACTTGACTCACCAGCTGCATATGGATTGATTGCTGATTCTCTTAGTGCAAATCTTCGCCCAGCAAATAAAAAATTGACTTATGGGCATCTTGGGAGAACAACCATGCTTCTGCTTCATGCAGCACAATTGGATGAAGCGCTACTTTCAAGACTATTACAGTACCTGGGCAATAATTCTGAGTGGGCAGGGTTTTTCCGATATTTCAAGAGATTTCTTGACAGTGGTCGTGATAGATCCTCCTTGATCTTCAACTTTAAGCTTGCTCTTGAGTTTACCTTAAGTGTGAAGTGGAAGGATGAACTAGACTACATATCCCCAGGATGCTATGTGGGTCTTATGGAGTGCCTTGGTTTCTTGGCTTCATCATGCTTATTAGTACAGAATGATTTTATGTGCTGCACGAAATCTCTGTTGGTCAATATGCTGGAGTGCCGTACCAGCAAGGCTTTCATTGACACCTGCCAGGTATCTAAGTCAAGCCCAGATTCTGATCTTCATGGTTTGGCACACTTATCAGGCCGTTTCATATACGAGACAATTATTACTATCTTGACGACCAAGCATATGCTCCAGGAATGGGTAGATAAGACTTCATGTCCTTCCAGTACTTCATACAGAGCAGTCCTCCTGAGACTAGTTGTTACACTTTATCCTCTGATCCTTACTCTTTCTCTGGGGAAGTGCTATGAGGTCACACGTAACCTTGTGAGGAATGAAGTCTTCAAGGATTTACCTTTGGAGTTCTCTAAGAAGATTCAGGATGCTTTGAAAATGAGGTCTCACACACCGAGCAACTTCATAAGAGTGCTTGCTGATGCACTTGCCTCAATCGGAGATCATATGGTAGTTATTGGCTCACCCAAAAGCCCAGTAATATGTCGAAACCTGAAAACCTATATGATAAGCAAGGAGGATTTGCATGATGTTCCGAAGATAATGGCTCTTCTGCGTCTTGAAGAACCAAGTTCTGTGAAGCAAGAGACTCCATTGCCAGAAAAATCTGATGGTAGCAAGCGTCCTGAAGAACCAAGTTCTGTGAAGCAAGAGACTCCATTGCCAGAAAAATCTGATGGTAGCAAGCGTCCTGAGGAACCAAGTTCTGTAAAGCAAGAGATTCCATTGCCAGAAAATTCTAATGGTAGCAAGTTAAAAAATGTTATTTCTGGAAACATTCCTGTGAATGTAGAGTTAGTAAAGATAGGAATCAGTTCGAGAAAGAAAAAATCAACTGGTGTCCTTGTGCCTGTAGAGGTATTAAAGGTAGAGGGTTCGAGAAAGACAGATTCAACTGGTATCTTTGACACTCTCTGGAAGAAGCTTGATACTTTTCTACGCGATGAGCAAGGCCAG AAAGATGCAAGGGTTGTCATTCAATTTCTTAGAGATGCCCTTCCATGGCTGGAAACAGGCGTTCTAGCATTGGTTGATAAAGAGCTTGATGAACACTATCTGGAAGAGATCAAGCACATCTGCAGTGAGTTCGAAAAACTTCCTGACAG GACGGACAAAAAAGCGGTGGATGATCTATACTCGAAGTGGGAAGGTGCTGGGAAGACACTGCAGCAGGTCATCCGCCTTGTGATTGGTTCAGGGTCATGCACGGATGGTTGTCGCCAATGCCAGGATGAGAGGCGCGAGGGGAAAGACCCCAGGCTCTGCCTCCTGAAACTGCCCACAGACTGCGTATTCAAAGCTTGCCCAGATGATGAGAGGGCTGGCACAGGAGAAGCTGCCTCGACTTCAACAAAGGCGGCGCAGAAGCAGAAGAgcaagaagaaatccaagaggaCAAAGAAGCCCGACAAGGGGCGTGGCAAGAAGTGA